In the genome of Rhodoplanes sp. Z2-YC6860, one region contains:
- a CDS encoding glycosyltransferase family 2 protein, producing MTAASPTSIGPATSPAQRAAAGLSIVVPVYNEGAGLARFHDHLVAIARQLRAQRGLATEVVYVDDGSRDDSLAVASGLPAEALDVQVVSLSRNFGKEAALLAGLDHARFGAVLFMDGDGQHPPALVPKLVGHWLDDGYDVVYTAKAHRANESWSKRFAVRQFYKLINYSSRHPIPEDAGDFRLLSPRAADALRKLPERNRFFKGLASWIGFRQLRIDYEPAPRAHGTTTWSLWGLIGLSVEGLTSFSVAPLRLAALLGLMLALAALLFGASILWETFFNGKSVPGYPSLVVGLMVLGGVQLIMIGIMGEYIGKILSEIKARPVYFVAEHSIRNAQGMQTPQTDGEAPRAAAE from the coding sequence ATGACCGCCGCTTCGCCGACCTCGATTGGACCTGCAACCAGCCCCGCGCAGCGGGCCGCTGCGGGTCTGTCGATCGTGGTGCCGGTCTACAACGAGGGCGCGGGGCTCGCGCGTTTTCACGACCACCTCGTTGCGATCGCCCGGCAGCTTCGCGCCCAGCGCGGCCTTGCGACCGAAGTGGTCTATGTCGATGACGGCAGCCGCGACGACAGCCTGGCGGTCGCAAGCGGTCTGCCGGCGGAGGCACTCGACGTCCAGGTGGTGTCGCTGTCGCGCAATTTCGGCAAGGAGGCGGCGCTGCTCGCCGGCCTCGATCACGCGCGCTTTGGCGCCGTGCTGTTCATGGACGGCGACGGCCAGCATCCGCCGGCGCTGGTGCCGAAGCTCGTCGGGCATTGGCTCGATGACGGTTACGACGTAGTCTATACGGCCAAGGCGCATCGTGCCAACGAGTCCTGGTCGAAACGCTTTGCGGTTCGCCAATTCTACAAGCTGATCAATTACAGCTCCCGCCATCCGATTCCGGAGGATGCGGGAGATTTCCGTCTGCTCTCGCCACGCGCCGCAGACGCGCTGCGCAAGCTCCCCGAGCGCAATCGCTTCTTCAAGGGATTGGCGAGCTGGATCGGCTTCCGCCAGCTCCGCATCGACTACGAGCCGGCGCCGCGCGCCCATGGCACGACGACCTGGAGCCTGTGGGGATTGATCGGACTTTCGGTCGAGGGCCTGACATCGTTCTCGGTCGCGCCGCTGCGTCTCGCCGCCCTGCTCGGTCTGATGCTTGCGCTGGCGGCGCTGCTGTTCGGCGCCTCGATCCTCTGGGAGACGTTCTTCAACGGCAAGTCCGTACCGGGCTATCCCTCGCTGGTGGTGGGCCTGATGGTGCTCGGCGGCGTGCAGCTCATCATGATCGGCATCATGGGCGAGTACATCGGCAAGATTCTCTCGGAGATCAAAGCGCGTCCGGTGTATTTTGTCGCCGAGCACAGCATCCGCAACGCGCAGGGCATGCAGACGCCGCAAACCGACGGCGAGGCGCCGCGCGCTGCCGCGGAATGA
- the hisG gene encoding ATP phosphoribosyltransferase, whose protein sequence is MSAPLILGVPAKGRLQENTERFFALAGMQLVKPRGARDYRGEVAGMPDIEVAYLSASEIADALKQGGIHLGVTGEDLLRENIPDMDKRVVMIEALGFGFANVVVAVPQAWIDVRSMADLDDVATAFRLRHDRKMRVATKYINLTRDFFSHLGIVDYRIVESSGATEGAPAAGSAELIVDITTTGTTLAANSLKVIEDGTILRSQANLVASRGASWGETEREQARRMLDRIAAQARARAFREVRTRFSGCDDAMLSQAQERFGVVAPFGGPTSSGMLTLHCPPKAVYDLACFLRERGAQSITVAEIEYVFAQDNPLYARLVDGLSG, encoded by the coding sequence ATGAGCGCGCCATTGATTCTGGGCGTACCGGCCAAGGGCCGCTTGCAGGAGAACACCGAGAGGTTCTTCGCGCTGGCCGGCATGCAACTCGTCAAGCCGCGTGGCGCGCGCGATTATCGCGGCGAGGTTGCCGGCATGCCTGACATCGAGGTCGCCTACCTCTCGGCTTCGGAGATCGCCGACGCGCTGAAACAAGGCGGAATCCACCTCGGCGTCACCGGCGAGGACCTGCTGCGCGAGAATATCCCCGACATGGACAAGCGCGTGGTGATGATCGAGGCGCTCGGCTTCGGCTTCGCCAATGTGGTGGTCGCAGTGCCGCAGGCCTGGATCGACGTGCGCAGCATGGCTGATCTCGATGACGTCGCGACCGCGTTCCGGCTGCGCCACGACCGCAAGATGCGGGTCGCGACCAAGTACATCAATCTGACCCGTGATTTCTTCTCGCATCTCGGCATCGTCGACTACCGCATCGTCGAAAGCTCCGGTGCGACCGAAGGTGCGCCGGCGGCGGGCTCGGCCGAGCTCATCGTCGACATCACGACCACCGGCACCACGCTGGCCGCCAACAGCCTCAAGGTGATCGAGGACGGCACCATCCTGCGCTCGCAGGCCAATCTCGTCGCCTCGCGCGGCGCGTCCTGGGGCGAGACCGAGCGGGAGCAGGCGCGGCGCATGCTCGACCGCATCGCTGCGCAGGCGCGCGCACGCGCGTTCCGCGAGGTGCGCACGCGCTTCTCCGGCTGCGACGACGCGATGCTATCGCAGGCGCAGGAGCGTTTCGGCGTGGTAGCGCCGTTCGGCGGGCCGACCTCGTCCGGCATGCTGACGCTGCACTGTCCGCCCAAAGCGGTCTACGATCTCGCCTGCTTCCTGCGCGAGCGCGGCGCCCAGAGCATCACCGTCGCCGAGATCGAATACGTGTTCGCGCAAGACAATCCGCTCTACGCGAGGCTTGTCGACGGCCTGTCAGGCTAA
- a CDS encoding GtrA family protein, with product MSPLSDLSQRLLNAWHERAIALKAASFAVVGLVNSAVDFGVFSFAYYYLGLRIIVANVLAWSVAVTGSYVMNSLTTFARESGRALSLKAYVGFAASQFAGLIANTATVYIASFFMEVWMGKVLAIGASFLVNFSLSHFVVFRKGPGAARNER from the coding sequence ATGTCACCGCTGTCCGATCTGAGCCAACGGTTGCTCAACGCCTGGCATGAGCGCGCGATCGCGCTCAAAGCGGCGAGCTTTGCCGTCGTCGGCCTGGTGAACTCGGCCGTCGATTTCGGCGTGTTCTCGTTTGCCTACTACTACCTGGGCTTGCGGATCATCGTCGCCAATGTGCTGGCGTGGAGCGTCGCGGTCACGGGCTCCTATGTGATGAATTCGCTGACGACCTTCGCCCGCGAATCCGGCCGCGCGCTGAGTCTAAAGGCCTACGTGGGATTCGCGGCCTCGCAGTTCGCAGGCCTCATCGCAAATACCGCGACGGTCTATATCGCGTCGTTCTTCATGGAAGTGTGGATGGGCAAGGTGCTCGCGATCGGCGCGAGCTTCCTGGTCAATTTCTCGCTCTCGCACTTTGTCGTGTTTCGCAAGGGGCCGGGCGCGGCGCGAAACGAACGATAG